A part of Variovorax sp. HW608 genomic DNA contains:
- a CDS encoding amidohydrolase family protein: protein MKHTTACNCGIDVHAHVVPESFPRYIGAKVPADWPSMAPAHACHRHVMIADKVYRTVSDACWSTARRLEDLPGMGLALQVVSPMPELLSYWMAAGDAQQLLRYTNDCIAEMARQGAGRIAGLGAVPLQDIDLAISELEYVVRTLGFAGVEIGSNINGVPVGAPQLDPFFEACEDMGAAVFVHALRPAGMDRLVGPAPLQQVLAYPGDVGLAAASVITSNLLLRRPRLRIAFSHGGGTLASLLPRLQQGWGVFPALKESIGASPALQARQLFYDTLVFDTPMLRHLVDQFGPGQLLVGTDYPFNFHDRTPVQRIEAAGFDADTACALVHRNAERFLGLTTKETTP from the coding sequence ATGAAACATACGACCGCCTGCAACTGCGGCATCGACGTGCATGCGCACGTGGTGCCCGAATCCTTCCCGCGCTATATCGGCGCGAAGGTGCCTGCCGACTGGCCGTCCATGGCCCCCGCACACGCATGTCACCGGCACGTGATGATCGCGGACAAGGTGTACCGAACGGTGTCCGATGCCTGCTGGAGCACCGCCCGCCGCCTGGAGGATCTCCCCGGGATGGGCCTGGCGCTGCAGGTGGTCTCGCCGATGCCCGAGCTGCTGTCGTACTGGATGGCAGCAGGTGACGCGCAGCAACTGCTTCGCTACACGAACGATTGCATCGCGGAGATGGCCCGGCAAGGCGCCGGTCGCATCGCCGGACTGGGGGCCGTGCCGCTGCAGGACATCGACCTGGCGATCTCCGAACTCGAATACGTCGTGAGGACGCTTGGCTTTGCCGGCGTGGAGATCGGCAGCAATATCAATGGCGTCCCGGTTGGCGCCCCGCAACTCGACCCGTTCTTCGAAGCCTGCGAGGACATGGGGGCAGCGGTGTTCGTGCATGCCTTGCGGCCCGCTGGCATGGACCGCCTCGTCGGACCCGCCCCCTTGCAGCAGGTGCTGGCCTATCCGGGTGACGTGGGCCTGGCGGCAGCATCTGTCATCACCAGCAATCTGCTGCTGCGACGACCGCGGTTGCGCATCGCTTTCAGCCACGGCGGCGGCACCTTGGCCTCGCTGCTGCCGCGCCTTCAGCAGGGATGGGGCGTCTTTCCGGCCCTCAAGGAAAGCATCGGCGCCTCCCCTGCCCTGCAGGCACGCCAGCTCTTCTACGACACCCTCGTGTTCGACACGCCGATGCTTCGCCATCTGGTCGATCAGTTCGGTCCCGGTCAACTGCTGGTGGGAACCGACTACCCCTTCAACTTCCACGATCGCACGCCGGTGCAACGCATCGAAGCCGCCGGCTTCGACGCCGACACCGCCTGCGCGCTCGTGCACCGCAACGCCGAGCGCTTTCTCGGCCTGACGACGAAAGAGACCACCCCATGA
- a CDS encoding LysR family transcriptional regulator produces MDIRSVDLNLLVLFDAMARLRSVNKTAEEIGLSQSATSGALSRLREVFDDALFVRTASRMEPTPRALELAPAVHRVVQAIQSEILQQPSFDPLRAERTFTILTPDIGEVAFLPGVLRRLRQEAPRVRLHALSKPRAAAAESLEKGEADLAVGFFPDLQRAGYFQQALFTSSYACVACARNDAAGDRMTLKQYLAARHVVVRPDGREHLLDRYLDDKGWHRPVTLELSHFMSLVSILPGSDLIATVPQDIATVLGRLVKVREIALPFKPPPLQVRQFWHRRMQNDPANRWLRDLFYAVNRRDTGAQMPL; encoded by the coding sequence ATGGATATTCGTTCGGTCGACCTCAATCTCCTGGTGCTGTTCGATGCGATGGCGCGGCTGCGCAGCGTGAACAAGACGGCCGAGGAGATCGGCCTGAGCCAATCGGCCACCAGCGGCGCGCTGTCACGATTGCGGGAAGTGTTCGACGACGCGCTGTTCGTGCGAACGGCATCGCGAATGGAGCCCACGCCGCGGGCGCTGGAACTTGCGCCGGCAGTGCACAGGGTGGTTCAGGCCATCCAGTCGGAGATCCTTCAGCAGCCGAGCTTCGATCCGCTTCGTGCCGAGCGGACATTCACCATCCTCACGCCGGACATCGGCGAGGTGGCTTTCTTGCCGGGCGTGCTGCGGCGCCTGCGGCAGGAGGCGCCACGGGTGCGGCTGCATGCGCTCTCCAAGCCCAGAGCGGCGGCTGCGGAATCCCTGGAAAAAGGTGAAGCGGATCTGGCGGTCGGCTTCTTTCCCGACCTGCAGCGCGCGGGCTATTTCCAGCAGGCGCTATTCACGAGTTCCTATGCGTGCGTCGCATGCGCGCGCAACGATGCGGCCGGCGATCGCATGACCCTCAAACAATACCTTGCGGCTCGACATGTGGTTGTAAGACCCGATGGACGGGAGCACCTGTTGGACCGCTACCTCGATGACAAGGGCTGGCATCGGCCGGTGACTTTGGAGTTGTCGCATTTCATGAGCCTGGTGTCGATCCTGCCGGGCAGCGATCTCATCGCCACGGTGCCCCAGGACATCGCGACGGTCCTCGGGCGACTGGTCAAGGTGCGCGAGATCGCGCTGCCGTTCAAGCCGCCTCCATTGCAGGTGCGGCAGTTCTGGCATCGGCGGATGCAGAACGACCCCGCGAACCGCTGGTTGCGGGACCTCTTCTATGCGGTCAACCGCCGCGATACCGGCGCGCAGATGCCCCTCTGA